A section of the Candidatus Omnitrophota bacterium genome encodes:
- a CDS encoding DNA polymerase III subunit delta' — protein MAWLDVKGHKDVVGFLVNAHKNHRLGHCFLFLGPEGIGKRRLAGEFAKFLLCEAPTEFGACGKCRSCLQVTSDNHPDLHIISRGELGWIKIGDIRALQSQIHLSPFSGKHKIFIIDNAHMLTQDAANSLLKFMEEPPPGAISVLITSQIDSIPETLVSRCQRLYFSSLSSQEIEETLSETLPHDRGLINFIARFSEGRLGRAISLIKRKDIQSAKNRLLRNIIDNNLALDDFAVNLNRENLNMLIEFTLLFFRDILLLKAGLGKEFLVNFDEVDTLTSLASKMEMPEIKDALEDILKAQALSRTNVNCKILLRWLEVQLQKKLRFNYA, from the coding sequence ATGGCTTGGTTAGATGTTAAAGGGCACAAGGATGTTGTAGGTTTTCTTGTTAATGCGCACAAGAATCATAGGTTAGGGCATTGTTTTCTTTTTCTGGGACCAGAAGGCATTGGCAAGAGACGCCTAGCAGGAGAATTTGCCAAATTCCTACTTTGTGAAGCGCCTACTGAATTCGGTGCTTGTGGTAAATGCAGAAGTTGTCTACAGGTTACCTCGGACAATCATCCTGATCTGCACATAATTTCAAGAGGGGAATTGGGTTGGATAAAGATAGGAGATATCCGTGCATTACAGAGTCAAATTCACCTATCGCCGTTTAGCGGTAAACATAAAATTTTTATCATTGATAATGCACATATGTTAACACAGGATGCGGCAAATTCGTTGCTTAAATTTATGGAAGAACCTCCTCCGGGCGCAATATCTGTCCTGATAACCAGTCAAATAGATTCTATCCCGGAGACGCTGGTTTCGCGTTGTCAGCGATTGTATTTTTCATCTCTTTCATCCCAGGAGATCGAAGAGACATTGTCTGAAACCTTACCTCATGATAGAGGACTCATAAATTTCATAGCGCGTTTTTCAGAGGGCAGATTAGGTCGTGCTATATCGCTTATCAAGCGCAAAGACATCCAGTCAGCAAAAAATAGATTGTTGAGAAATATAATAGATAATAATTTAGCCTTAGATGATTTCGCAGTTAATCTAAATAGAGAAAATCTGAATATGCTAATAGAATTCACGCTGCTTTTCTTCAGAGATATATTGTTGCTTAAGGCGGGATTAGGAAAAGAATTTTTAGTTAATTTTGATGAGGTCGACACATTGACGTCACTTGCTTCTAAAATGGAAATGCCTGAAATTAAAGACGCCCTAGAGGACATCTTGAAGGCACAGGCCTTAAGTAGAACTAATGTAAATTGCAAAATATTGCTGAGATGGCTAGAGGTTCAGCTTCAGAAAAAATTGAGGTTTAATTATGCCTGA
- a CDS encoding stage 0 sporulation family protein — translation MPDKVHVRIREFGPINCFKCSNLRLNGNEVVILEAERGVDYGRVIIDSSKHLGGKLEVPLRKIIRIATKSDLEHIKKNNAAIKGVIDTCLKKIEEHKLAMKLIEAEHSFDKGKLIFYFTSEGRVDFRELVKDLAKLFKTRIELRQIGVRDEAKMFGGYGCCGRELCCVRFLREFEPVSIKMAKEQHLPLNPPKISGLCGRLMCCLSYEHHTYREITKDLPREGERLNTPEGRGKVISVNPLTRKVIVEVEKGRCVELKYGCRHG, via the coding sequence ATGCCTGATAAAGTGCATGTAAGAATACGTGAGTTCGGACCGATTAATTGCTTTAAATGTAGCAACCTGCGATTAAATGGTAACGAGGTAGTGATTCTTGAGGCAGAGCGAGGCGTAGACTATGGCCGCGTGATTATAGATAGCAGCAAACATCTGGGCGGAAAGCTAGAAGTTCCTTTGCGTAAGATTATAAGGATAGCCACAAAGTCTGATTTAGAGCATATAAAGAAAAATAATGCCGCAATAAAAGGTGTTATTGATACTTGTCTAAAGAAGATTGAAGAGCATAAGCTGGCAATGAAATTAATTGAAGCGGAGCATTCTTTTGATAAAGGCAAATTAATATTTTATTTTACTTCAGAGGGCAGGGTAGACTTCAGGGAGTTGGTAAAGGATTTAGCCAAGCTGTTTAAGACGAGAATCGAACTTAGGCAGATTGGCGTGCGCGACGAGGCGAAAATGTTTGGTGGTTATGGTTGTTGCGGCAGGGAATTGTGCTGTGTTAGATTCTTGAGAGAATTTGAGCCGGTAAGCATTAAAATGGCCAAGGAGCAGCACCTACCTCTTAATCCACCTAAGATTTCCGGGCTTTGCGGAAGGTTGATGTGCTGTCTTTCTTATGAGCATCATACATATAGAGAGATAACTAAGGATTTACCTCGCGAGGGTGAACGCCTAAATACGCCTGAAGGCAGAGGCAAGGTTATTAGTGTCAATCCGCTAACTAGAAAGGTTATCGTCGAAGTTGAAAAGGGAAGATGCGTTGAATTAAAGTATGGATGCCGACATGGCTAA
- the metG gene encoding methionine--tRNA ligase has product MDADMAKFYITTPIYYINAKPHLGHSYTNIAADCISRYKRQLGYDCFFLTGTDEHGQKVAEAAKFANKTPQEFADDTVTVFKDLWKTLLISCDDFIRTTQDRHRDCVKKILNTLHDNGDIYKASYNGWYCVPCETFWTDSQLVARYCPDCKRPIEKIQEQNYFFKLSKYQDWLLEFIKEHPDFICPRSRYNEVLKFLESEKLLDLCISRPKSRISWGIVFPFDEDMVTYVWFDALINYISALGFGRRDESKMKRFWPADIHLMAKDILRQHAIYWPIMLKALNLPLPKKVFAHGWWMVEAGDLSAEGVKMSKSRGNVVDPLDLVEQFGIDAYRYFLLREFPFGLDGRFSLRALIKRYNSDLANDLGNLVYRTLTMIEKYFKGKIPKADLEDFTLKNAKGLIEEIDKIDSKIDESMEGLAFTSALDAIWHLINGANKFIEEVKPWQLYKNKDLKDLAKFIVLLVQILKKVSFHIGPFMPNTSVSIIQQLGDSEVKKGEPLFPRIQT; this is encoded by the coding sequence ATGGATGCCGACATGGCTAAATTTTATATTACAACCCCAATCTATTATATTAATGCGAAGCCTCACTTAGGCCATTCTTATACCAATATTGCTGCGGATTGTATTAGCCGTTACAAGCGTCAATTAGGCTATGATTGTTTTTTTCTTACAGGCACAGATGAACATGGCCAAAAGGTTGCTGAGGCTGCCAAGTTTGCGAATAAGACTCCGCAGGAATTTGCAGATGATACAGTCACCGTATTTAAGGACTTATGGAAGACCCTGCTTATATCTTGTGATGATTTTATCCGCACTACGCAAGACAGACACAGAGATTGCGTAAAGAAGATTCTGAATACACTTCATGATAACGGGGATATCTATAAGGCATCCTATAATGGTTGGTACTGTGTTCCTTGTGAGACATTCTGGACCGACTCACAACTCGTGGCTCGATACTGCCCAGACTGCAAGCGTCCCATCGAAAAAATCCAAGAGCAGAATTATTTTTTCAAACTCTCGAAATATCAGGATTGGCTGCTTGAATTTATAAAAGAGCACCCTGATTTTATCTGTCCTCGTTCACGCTATAATGAAGTCTTAAAATTCCTGGAATCAGAGAAACTTTTGGATTTATGTATCTCTCGTCCGAAATCACGTATTTCCTGGGGCATAGTATTTCCCTTTGATGAAGATATGGTTACCTACGTCTGGTTTGATGCACTTATCAACTATATAAGTGCCTTAGGCTTTGGTAGGAGAGATGAATCCAAAATGAAGAGATTTTGGCCTGCAGATATTCATCTTATGGCAAAGGATATCTTAAGACAGCATGCGATTTACTGGCCGATAATGCTTAAGGCCCTTAATCTTCCTCTGCCCAAGAAGGTATTTGCACACGGCTGGTGGATGGTTGAGGCAGGCGATTTATCAGCAGAAGGCGTTAAGATGTCGAAATCAAGAGGAAATGTGGTAGATCCGCTTGATTTGGTTGAGCAATTTGGCATTGACGCATATCGCTATTTTCTTTTAAGAGAGTTTCCCTTTGGGTTAGACGGAAGGTTTTCTTTGCGGGCATTGATTAAAAGATACAACAGCGATTTAGCGAATGACCTTGGGAATTTAGTATACAGAACACTTACCATGATTGAGAAGTATTTTAAGGGTAAAATCCCTAAAGCTGATCTGGAAGATTTCACATTAAAAAATGCTAAAGGTTTAATAGAAGAGATCGATAAGATAGATAGTAAAATAGATGAATCTATGGAAGGCCTAGCCTTTACCAGTGCCTTAGACGCTATTTGGCACTTAATTAATGGGGCCAATAAATTTATAGAAGAGGTAAAACCCTGGCAACTCTACAAAAATAAAGACTTGAAAGATTTAGCCAAATTTATTGTGTTGTTAGTCCAAATCCTGAAAAAGGTGAGTTTTCATATTGGGCCGTTCATGCCAAATACATCCGTTAGCATCATCCAGCAGTTAGGCGATAGTGAAGTTAAAAAAGGCGAACCTCTTTTTCCTCGAATTCAAACTTAA
- a CDS encoding TatD family hydrolase — MQLIDTHCHLDFPQFNIDRDSVIERAKNSGITNIIDVGASIESSEAAIALSKQYDFIYAAVGVHPHEADRLKQGDWLLIEKLISQDKVIAVGEVGLDYYRNLSSPARQKDVFKRFILLANKFSLPLIVHCREAEEDVLSLLKDNLNTKAIMHCFSGNEAFLKRCLDLGLYVSFTCNATYKKSDNLRNVISLTPRDRFFLETDAPYLAPQTMRGKRNEPAYLKYLVAELASILKLDEETIADETTKNAKRFFNLERCQ; from the coding sequence ATGCAGCTTATAGATACACATTGCCATTTAGATTTTCCTCAATTTAATATTGATCGAGATAGCGTAATTGAGCGGGCAAAAAATAGTGGAATTACTAATATAATTGATGTCGGAGCAAGTATTGAAAGTTCTGAGGCAGCAATAGCTTTAAGTAAGCAATATGATTTTATTTATGCAGCTGTTGGCGTTCATCCCCACGAAGCAGATAGGCTAAAGCAGGGTGATTGGCTTTTAATTGAGAAATTAATCAGTCAGGATAAGGTTATTGCTGTAGGAGAAGTTGGACTTGATTACTACCGTAATCTTTCTTCACCTGCCAGGCAAAAAGATGTATTTAAGAGATTTATTCTACTTGCTAACAAATTTTCCTTGCCACTGATTGTCCATTGTCGAGAGGCAGAGGAGGATGTCCTTTCACTCCTAAAGGATAATCTGAATACAAAGGCGATAATGCATTGTTTTTCAGGTAATGAGGCCTTTTTGAAGAGATGTTTAGATTTAGGTCTTTATGTTTCATTCACCTGCAACGCTACTTATAAAAAAAGCGACAATTTGAGGAATGTTATATCACTTACGCCCAGGGATAGATTTTTCCTTGAGACTGACGCACCCTATCTTGCGCCGCAGACCATGCGTGGTAAGCGTAACGAACCAGCCTATTTAAAATATTTAGTAGCTGAATTAGCTTCTATTTTAAAATTAGATGAAGAGACCATAGCAGATGAGACCACTAAAAATGCCAAGCGTTTTTTTAATCTAGAGAGATGTCAGTAA
- the mtnA gene encoding S-methyl-5-thioribose-1-phosphate isomerase yields MSVKTIQYLKGKIRIIDQRKLPAKLCYMDCADVKSLWWAIKRLAVRGAPAIGIAAGLGVYLGIKDSRAKDFKEFKSQLEKVTRYLAKSRPTAVNLFWALERMTSIAKKNSYQPIPVIKKLLKNEAFKILEEDRFICRKMARYGSGLIKNQDKVLTICNAGALATADYGTALGVFYEAKKERKRIKVYSLETRPLLQGARLTCWELQREGIDVTLICDNMAADLMRKKMIDKIFVGADRIARNGDTANKIGTYNLAVLARFHAIPFYVVAPKSTFDLKLKSAKFIPIEQRDKREVTHIRDRCIAPSRIKVYNPAFDVTPAELITAIVTEKGIIRHPLRKNITAKL; encoded by the coding sequence ATGTCAGTAAAGACGATTCAATACCTTAAAGGAAAAATCAGGATTATCGACCAGAGAAAGCTGCCCGCTAAATTGTGTTATATGGATTGTGCTGATGTTAAGAGTCTCTGGTGGGCAATTAAGAGATTGGCAGTTCGTGGCGCTCCTGCTATCGGGATTGCGGCTGGCCTTGGGGTCTATCTGGGCATCAAGGATTCAAGGGCGAAGGACTTTAAGGAATTTAAGAGTCAGTTAGAGAAGGTTACACGCTATCTTGCTAAGAGTCGTCCTACTGCGGTTAATCTTTTTTGGGCCTTAGAAAGAATGACGTCTATAGCTAAGAAGAATTCCTACCAGCCTATCCCTGTTATAAAGAAACTCTTAAAAAATGAGGCATTCAAGATTTTGGAAGAAGATAGATTTATCTGCCGTAAAATGGCCCGCTATGGCTCTGGGCTAATAAAGAATCAAGATAAGGTCCTAACTATATGCAATGCGGGTGCCTTGGCAACTGCAGATTACGGTACTGCCTTAGGAGTGTTTTATGAGGCAAAAAAAGAAAGAAAAAGAATAAAGGTCTATTCTTTAGAGACAAGGCCGCTGTTGCAGGGCGCGAGATTAACTTGTTGGGAATTACAGCGAGAGGGAATTGATGTAACCTTGATCTGTGATAACATGGCAGCAGATTTGATGCGTAAAAAAATGATTGATAAGATATTTGTTGGTGCGGATAGAATTGCCAGAAACGGTGATACAGCCAATAAGATAGGAACCTATAATTTAGCAGTATTGGCAAGGTTTCATGCAATTCCTTTTTATGTTGTGGCTCCTAAATCTACCTTTGACCTTAAATTGAAAAGCGCAAAATTTATTCCTATTGAACAACGTGATAAAAGAGAAGTTACTCATATCAGAGATAGGTGTATTGCCCCTTCTAGGATAAAGGTCTATAATCCGGCCTTTGATGTAACCCCTGCTGAGCTAATAACTGCAATTGTTACAGAGAAAGGCATAATCAGGCACCCCCTTAGAAAGAACATAACCGCGAAACTTTAG
- a CDS encoding thiamine-phosphate kinase: MKRLKDIGEFGLIERIRKRLRPCPGCIKGIGDDAAVLVSKREEFMLLTTDSLVEGVHFKKGDNPKAIGRKAISVSISDIAAMGGEPQYCTTSIGAPGDMSLNKIDNIFSGILQRAKEFKVAIVGGDTVRSKNLIINTALIGKVERKSLVTRDGARVNDIIFLSGRVGGSSCLKRHLNFRPHLEESRFLVKNFRINSMIDLSDGLFSDLCKLCKESNVGAVIYEELIPFNKDVNLTSALYEGEDFKLLFTVAPDMAKKVSAIYDYRFFPIGHIQDKRFGLKLVGKGPNREEVSLADKSFKHFR, encoded by the coding sequence ATGAAACGCCTAAAGGATATTGGTGAATTTGGATTAATTGAACGTATAAGGAAGAGACTGAGGCCTTGTCCTGGTTGTATCAAGGGTATTGGTGATGATGCAGCTGTTTTGGTTTCCAAAAGAGAAGAATTTATGTTGCTGACCACTGATAGTCTTGTAGAAGGAGTTCATTTTAAAAAAGGCGATAATCCTAAGGCTATTGGCCGCAAGGCTATTTCTGTTTCTATCAGCGATATCGCGGCCATGGGCGGAGAACCTCAATACTGCACAACCTCTATTGGCGCACCTGGCGATATGTCCCTAAATAAAATTGATAATATTTTTTCTGGGATTCTGCAAAGGGCAAAGGAATTTAAAGTTGCGATAGTAGGAGGCGATACTGTTCGATCAAAAAATTTAATAATTAATACTGCCCTGATTGGCAAGGTAGAAAGAAAGTCTCTAGTCACACGTGATGGAGCAAGGGTAAATGATATTATTTTCCTAAGCGGCAGAGTGGGTGGTTCATCTTGCCTCAAGCGCCATTTAAACTTCAGGCCACACTTGGAAGAAAGCAGGTTTCTAGTAAAAAATTTTCGGATTAATTCCATGATTGATTTATCAGATGGTCTGTTTAGCGATTTATGCAAACTCTGCAAGGAAAGTAATGTAGGAGCCGTAATCTATGAAGAGCTGATTCCGTTTAATAAAGACGTGAATCTTACCTCGGCCCTATATGAAGGAGAGGACTTTAAGCTTCTTTTTACTGTTGCGCCAGATATGGCTAAGAAGGTTTCTGCTATTTACGATTATAGATTTTTTCCCATTGGTCATATCCAAGACAAAAGATTTGGTCTGAAGTTAGTCGGAAAAGGCCCTAATAGAGAAGAGGTCAGTTTAGCTGATAAATCCTTCAAGCATTTTAGATGA
- the tsaE gene encoding tRNA (adenosine(37)-N6)-threonylcarbamoyltransferase complex ATPase subunit type 1 TsaE, with protein MKIITTTSPRKTFDFGVFIAHQLNKGDIICLFGQLGSGKTVLIKGIASGLEIAKDIVSSPSFVLLKQYKGSMVLNHFDLFRLKKIEEILDLGFEEYVYSNDISVIEWAERLGDCLPQDFLGIKLTILGANKRRLSLFANGAHYKSLLKNLK; from the coding sequence ATGAAGATTATTACTACAACCTCACCTCGCAAGACATTCGACTTTGGTGTTTTTATTGCACATCAATTAAACAAGGGAGATATAATTTGTCTTTTTGGTCAACTAGGCAGTGGAAAGACGGTTCTTATTAAAGGCATCGCCTCTGGTCTGGAGATTGCTAAAGATATTGTCAGTAGTCCTTCTTTTGTGCTTTTAAAGCAATACAAAGGCAGTATGGTCTTAAATCATTTTGATCTATTCCGATTAAAAAAAATAGAAGAGATTTTGGATTTAGGTTTTGAAGAATATGTTTACTCCAATGACATAAGCGTGATTGAGTGGGCAGAACGTTTAGGTGATTGCCTGCCGCAAGACTTTTTAGGAATAAAACTTACTATCCTTGGAGCTAATAAAAGAAGGCTTAGTCTTTTTGCAAACGGCGCACATTATAAGAGCTTGCTTAAGAATCTAAAATGA
- the tsaB gene encoding tRNA (adenosine(37)-N6)-threonylcarbamoyltransferase complex dimerization subunit type 1 TsaB, which translates to MNILAIESSSQILSVALSCKGSLRCQFRSSRQFKSEHITGLIKKSLDESGLKICQLDYIAVGLGPGSFTGLRVGIATALGLAQGAGLEIIGIGSLDLIAANVSGVGNSDICAIVDARRDNLYAAIYQRPKHKKRLALRKKMDYSLLKSEELLKKINSPTIFVGDGLENFKEKLGKKKSRIASFASKNLWFPRASVLCNLALESLKNKRNINRDRNKLLPIYLYPKECQIRNAKEKK; encoded by the coding sequence ATGAATATATTGGCAATTGAATCTTCTTCCCAGATTTTATCTGTAGCCTTAAGCTGTAAAGGTTCGCTTAGGTGTCAATTTAGAAGCTCAAGACAATTTAAGTCTGAACACATTACAGGCCTTATCAAAAAAAGCCTTGATGAGTCTGGATTGAAGATTTGCCAATTAGATTATATTGCTGTAGGCTTAGGGCCAGGTTCCTTTACAGGTTTGCGGGTAGGAATTGCTACAGCCCTAGGATTAGCTCAAGGGGCGGGTTTGGAAATTATTGGCATTGGAAGCCTGGATCTGATCGCTGCAAATGTTAGTGGTGTTGGAAATTCTGATATTTGTGCTATTGTTGATGCACGTAGAGATAATCTATATGCTGCTATATATCAGCGTCCAAAACATAAAAAGAGATTAGCCTTGAGGAAAAAGATGGATTATTCTCTTCTAAAATCAGAAGAATTATTAAAGAAAATAAATTCTCCCACCATTTTTGTTGGAGATGGCTTGGAAAATTTTAAAGAAAAGTTAGGAAAGAAAAAGTCAAGGATAGCATCTTTTGCATCGAAAAATTTATGGTTTCCCAGGGCGAGCGTTCTTTGCAATTTAGCCCTTGAGTCCCTAAAAAATAAAAGAAATATCAACAGGGATAGAAATAAATTGTTGCCGATTTATCTTTACCCTAAGGAGTGCCAGATTCGCAATGCAAAAGAAAAAAAATAA
- the alr gene encoding alanine racemase — MQKKKNKQLPPLVWADIELSSIARNYSCLKRTIGRKGKIMAVVKADAYGHGLIPVSLCLSRLGADYLAVASLDEALSLRETGIKKAILVINTVADNQLQYLIKHDITATISSLRQAKILNGLAAAFNKNIKVHIEIDTGMGRCGIWYKHASKTVKDIVSLGRIDAEGIFTHFPCADSDISFTKKQITNFKNLLEELKAAGIYFKLIHTANSAGIVNFAPDYCNMVRPGLMLYGASWDKKLRKKLKLEPAMSFKTRIVFLKKVSKGRSISYGRTYIAKSPRIIATIAAGYADGYNRLLSERGEVLIRGKRARVIGRVCMDSTMVDVTSIKAAKVGDEVVLFGRKGKHLLAVEEIAYLCKTIPYEIFCSVSKRVRRFYRK; from the coding sequence ATGCAAAAGAAAAAAAATAAACAATTGCCTCCATTAGTCTGGGCAGATATTGAGCTTTCAAGTATTGCCAGAAATTATTCCTGCCTCAAAAGAACAATAGGGCGCAAAGGTAAGATTATGGCAGTTGTAAAGGCAGATGCTTATGGTCATGGACTTATTCCAGTGTCTTTGTGTTTGTCTCGGCTGGGTGCTGATTATTTGGCAGTGGCTTCGCTAGATGAGGCGTTGAGCTTAAGAGAGACTGGAATAAAAAAGGCGATTTTAGTGATTAACACTGTTGCTGATAATCAGCTGCAATATCTCATCAAACATGATATTACTGCGACAATCTCATCTCTGAGGCAGGCTAAAATTTTGAATGGTTTGGCCGCAGCTTTTAATAAAAATATAAAGGTGCATATTGAAATTGATACTGGAATGGGAAGGTGTGGCATTTGGTATAAACATGCTAGCAAGACAGTTAAGGACATTGTTAGTTTAGGGCGTATTGATGCAGAAGGAATTTTTACACATTTTCCTTGCGCTGATAGCGATATATCTTTTACAAAAAAGCAGATTACTAATTTTAAAAATCTTCTAGAGGAGCTTAAGGCGGCAGGCATTTATTTTAAATTGATCCATACTGCAAATAGCGCAGGAATTGTTAATTTTGCTCCTGATTACTGCAATATGGTAAGACCTGGCCTAATGCTCTACGGTGCTAGCTGGGATAAGAAGCTTAGGAAGAAATTGAAGTTAGAGCCAGCGATGAGCTTTAAAACACGCATTGTGTTTTTAAAGAAGGTCTCTAAGGGCCGGTCTATAAGTTATGGCAGGACATACATTGCTAAATCTCCCCGTATTATTGCTACAATTGCCGCAGGCTATGCTGATGGTTATAATCGTCTTCTTTCTGAAAGAGGAGAAGTGCTTATTAGAGGAAAGCGCGCTAGGGTAATAGGGAGAGTTTGTATGGACAGCACAATGGTTGATGTAACTTCAATAAAGGCAGCTAAGGTTGGAGATGAGGTAGTTTTATTTGGTAGGAAAGGCAAACATCTATTGGCTGTAGAAGAGATTGCCTATCTCTGTAAAACCATACCTTATGAAATATTCTGTAGTGTTTCTAAAAGAGTGAGGAGATTCTATAGAAAATGA
- a CDS encoding LptF/LptG family permease — translation MRILDKYLVGLFILAFIATVTIFLSLYIIIDLFSNLDEIIKNQLDFDTLRVYYLAFTPKIFIEIAPVAALLAMVYTLSRLNNTNEIIAMRSSGLSIWQITRVVLITGLAISCLVFFVSERILPASQYKLLEIKVKQMGMKDKHLSDQPIRNAAIYGLDNRLFFISLFDPKDNTLSGIVIFEQDENQNVTAKIVSGSGEYKDGRWILYDCITYKYGLNNELVGEPEYMKAKVMNFEDTPQDIRKQQLKISYMNVKQLRDYRQRLKHTNAKAVLRNFNVEIKSRFSSPMTAVILMFISIPFSLSIKRKGQLASSLGISIVLAFFYYVINSMSIAFAKEGFIPALVAAWLANAAFFLIGVVLIKRQP, via the coding sequence ATGCGTATCTTAGATAAATATCTAGTAGGACTATTCATTCTCGCCTTTATCGCTACAGTCACTATATTCCTCTCTTTATATATCATTATTGACCTTTTCAGTAATCTTGATGAGATAATAAAAAATCAACTCGATTTCGATACACTACGAGTATATTATCTTGCATTTACCCCGAAAATTTTTATTGAAATTGCACCCGTAGCTGCCCTTCTGGCTATGGTCTACACGCTTTCGCGTCTTAATAATACTAATGAGATTATTGCCATGCGCTCATCTGGTCTAAGCATCTGGCAAATAACAAGAGTGGTGCTAATTACAGGATTGGCTATAAGTTGTCTCGTCTTTTTCGTCAGCGAGAGAATCCTGCCTGCCTCCCAATATAAACTATTGGAAATAAAAGTAAAACAGATGGGTATGAAAGATAAACATCTCTCAGACCAGCCTATTAGGAATGCTGCAATCTATGGCCTGGATAACAGACTATTTTTTATAAGTCTATTTGACCCTAAGGATAACACTTTAAGTGGAATTGTCATCTTTGAACAAGATGAGAATCAGAACGTTACTGCCAAAATCGTATCCGGTTCTGGAGAATATAAAGATGGGCGCTGGATTTTATATGATTGTATAACCTACAAATACGGATTAAACAATGAACTTGTAGGGGAACCTGAATATATGAAGGCAAAGGTGATGAATTTCGAAGATACTCCTCAGGACATAAGGAAACAGCAACTTAAGATTTCCTATATGAATGTCAAACAACTTAGAGACTACCGCCAGAGGTTAAAACACACAAATGCAAAAGCTGTCTTAAGAAACTTCAATGTAGAAATAAAGAGTCGATTTTCTTCTCCCATGACTGCGGTTATACTTATGTTCATTAGCATACCCTTTTCTCTTTCTATAAAGAGAAAAGGTCAACTCGCCTCAAGTTTAGGGATATCAATTGTCCTGGCATTCTTTTATTATGTGATTAATTCAATGAGTATTGCCTTTGCTAAGGAAGGATTTATACCGGCTTTAGTTGCTGCCTGGCTGGCTAATGCGGCATTCTTTCTGATAGGGGTAGTGCTTATAAAAAGACAGCCTTAA
- a CDS encoding LptF/LptG family permease, whose translation MKIIRNYLLKEFISPFILSLLILTFVMLMGNLIKLVDMVVNKGVSILMVFKLFALYIPYLASYTLPVAFLVGILFTFVRLGSDNELLAIRTSGVNLWHLIAPFVTVGVILSLVLFLLNDRIISRTLLASKRALTEVGLKNPAAALEPGVFINSFERYILFIYDIDGNKLNKVRIYEPQKDKPTRTIVAKKGEFISLPNEKKIKLKLMNGTSDEIDPTNPENYYKLQFRTFFMTLNLAGQNREIDIKPKNLTVAELFSKSEELKDIGIQAHPLITEIHKRMAFSVSPFIFALLGCPIALALGRHHRKKSSIAVAFFLALLYFILHLGAQAIVSQLFLPPVIMWVPDIIYLTWGVILNFRICVS comes from the coding sequence ATGAAAATTATTAGAAACTATCTCTTAAAAGAATTCATATCTCCCTTTATTCTCTCCCTGCTCATCCTTACCTTTGTGATGCTGATGGGTAACTTGATAAAATTAGTTGATATGGTCGTCAACAAAGGCGTAAGTATCCTAATGGTATTTAAATTATTTGCACTTTATATCCCATATCTTGCTAGCTATACCCTGCCTGTTGCTTTTCTTGTCGGAATACTCTTTACCTTTGTCCGACTTGGATCTGATAATGAACTTCTTGCCATAAGAACAAGCGGTGTTAACCTCTGGCATCTAATTGCACCGTTTGTAACTGTGGGCGTAATTTTAAGTCTTGTGCTTTTTCTTTTAAATGACCGCATCATCAGCCGCACGCTTCTAGCCTCAAAAAGGGCGCTTACAGAAGTCGGACTTAAGAATCCTGCGGCAGCATTAGAGCCAGGCGTATTCATTAATTCCTTCGAACGCTATATTCTGTTTATTTACGATATAGATGGCAACAAGCTAAACAAGGTACGTATATATGAGCCACAAAAAGACAAACCCACAAGAACAATTGTGGCAAAAAAGGGTGAATTCATTTCCCTCCCAAATGAAAAGAAGATCAAACTCAAGCTTATGAACGGTACTAGCGATGAAATAGACCCAACAAACCCGGAAAACTACTATAAATTGCAATTTAGGACTTTCTTCATGACTTTAAACCTGGCAGGACAAAACAGGGAGATAGACATAAAACCTAAAAATTTAACCGTTGCAGAGCTGTTTTCTAAATCAGAAGAGCTAAAGGATATAGGGATCCAAGCCCACCCTCTTATCACTGAAATCCATAAAAGAATGGCCTTTTCTGTTTCTCCTTTTATCTTTGCTTTACTGGGTTGTCCTATTGCCCTTGCTTTGGGTCGGCACCACAGAAAGAAAAGTAGCATAGCAGTCGCCTTCTTCTTAGCGCTTCTCTATTTCATTCTCCACCTAGGAGCACAGGCCATAGTATCACAACTATTCCTGCCACCAGTTATTATGTGGGTACCTGACATTATCTATTTAACCTGGGGTGTAATTCTTAATTTTAGAATATGCGTATCTTAG